Proteins from a genomic interval of Diospyros lotus cultivar Yz01 chromosome 6, ASM1463336v1, whole genome shotgun sequence:
- the LOC127803769 gene encoding thioredoxin H-type, which translates to MAEEGQVISCHTLDAWNQQLQKGMETKKLMVVDFTASWCGPCRLIAPFLAELAKKIPSVTFLKVDVDELESVARDWAVEAMPTFMFLKEGKIVDKIVGSKKEELQATIAKHINTA; encoded by the exons atggcagaGGAGGGACAAGTTATCAGTTGCCACACTCTGGATGCATGGAACCAACAGCTCCAGAAGGGCATGGAAACCAAGAAACTG ATGGTTGTAGATTTCACTGCTTCCTGGTGTGGACCGTGCCGTCTAATTGCACCATTCCTAGCTGAGTTGGCCAAGAAAATACCCAGTGTTACCTTCCTCAAGGTGGATGTGGATGAACTGGAG TCGGTTGCTAGAGATTGGGCTGTGGAGGCGATGCCGACTTTCATGTTTCTGAAAGAGGGCAAGATTGTCGATAAGATTGTTGGGTCGAAGAAGGAAGAGTTGCAGGCTACAATTGCCAAGCACATAAATACCGCTTAA
- the LOC127803113 gene encoding protein RTE1-HOMOLOG isoform X1 has product MDTNADSEHHMMIEHTSENMHIDPRRARFPCCIVWTPLPVISWLVPFIGHIGICREDGVILDFAGPNFVCVDNFTFGAAARYIQISKEKCCICLHPAAYRSEDGRMQDGPATDSLTWDDALRKGTQEFQHRAYNLFTCNCHSFVANNLNRLGFRSGGWNVVNLAALIFLKGQWVNKASILRSVLPFIIVFGLGVTLGGWTFISFWSFFTFILVGWFLLGTYCFRNLIQL; this is encoded by the exons ATGGATACAAATGCTGACTCTGAGCACCACATGATGATTGAACACACATCAGAAAATATGCATATTGATCCAAGGAGAGCCCGATTTCCTTGCTGCATTGTATGGACACCACTGCCTGTTATATCCTGGCTAGTTCCTTTTATAGGCCATATCGGAATATGCAGAGAAGATGGGGTAATATTGGACTTTGCAGGGCCTAATTTTGTGTGTGTAGACAATTTTACATTTGGAGCAGCTGCCCGCTACATCCAAATAAGCAAAGAAAAG TGTTGCATTTGTCTCCATCCAGCTGCTTACAGAAGTGAAGATGGACGCATGCAAGATGGACCTGCCACCGACTCATTAACATGGGACGATGCGCTGCGCAAAGGTACACAGGAGTTCCAGCACCGAGCATACAACCTTTTCACTTGCAATTGTCATTCCTTTGTTGCCAACAACTTGAACAGGCTTGGCTTCCGGTCTGGTGGGTGGAATGTGGTGAACCTAGCGGCTCTAATTTTCCTCAAGGGGCAGTGGGTGAACAAAGCATCTATCTTGCGGTCTGTCTTACCATTCATCATCGTTTTTGGGCTGGGAGTCACTCTTGGAGGCTGGACTTTCATAAGTTTTTGGTCCTTTTTCACCTTCATCCTAGTAGGTTGGTTTCTTCTTGGTACTTACTGTTTCAGGAATTTGATCCAGCTGTAG
- the LOC127803113 gene encoding protein RTE1-HOMOLOG isoform X2, which yields MDTNADSEHHMMIEHTSENMHIDPRRARFPCCIVWTPLPVISWLVPFIGHIGICREDGVILDFAGPNFVCVDNFTFGAAARYIQISKEKCCICLHPAAYRSEDGRMQDGPATDSLTWDDALRKGLASGLVGGMW from the exons ATGGATACAAATGCTGACTCTGAGCACCACATGATGATTGAACACACATCAGAAAATATGCATATTGATCCAAGGAGAGCCCGATTTCCTTGCTGCATTGTATGGACACCACTGCCTGTTATATCCTGGCTAGTTCCTTTTATAGGCCATATCGGAATATGCAGAGAAGATGGGGTAATATTGGACTTTGCAGGGCCTAATTTTGTGTGTGTAGACAATTTTACATTTGGAGCAGCTGCCCGCTACATCCAAATAAGCAAAGAAAAG TGTTGCATTTGTCTCCATCCAGCTGCTTACAGAAGTGAAGATGGACGCATGCAAGATGGACCTGCCACCGACTCATTAACATGGGACGATGCGCTGCGCAAAG GCTTGGCTTCCGGTCTGGTGGGTGGAATGTGGTGA